A genome region from Crossiella equi includes the following:
- a CDS encoding GTP cyclohydrolase II has protein sequence MSVRTRVRIPLRFGDGYSVGAEAVTFRGLSDGLEHLALVLGDPGGAEVPLVRLHSECLTGDVFGSARCDCGPQLREAVERIAEVGGVLLYLRQEGRGIGLYNKLDAYALQDAGLDTYAANTALGLPEDGRDYGPAAQMLADLGIGELDLLTNNPDKAGQLASHGVRVRATVPTGVYVTENNLRYLRAKVDHTGHTLALHGLAG, from the coding sequence ATGAGTGTGCGGACCCGGGTGCGGATCCCGCTGCGGTTCGGCGACGGCTACTCGGTCGGGGCCGAGGCCGTGACCTTCCGCGGGCTCAGTGACGGGCTGGAGCACCTCGCGCTGGTCCTGGGTGACCCCGGCGGTGCCGAGGTGCCGCTGGTGCGTTTGCACTCCGAGTGCCTGACCGGGGACGTGTTCGGCTCCGCGCGGTGCGACTGCGGGCCGCAGCTGCGGGAGGCCGTCGAGCGGATCGCCGAGGTCGGCGGTGTGCTGCTCTACCTGCGGCAGGAGGGCCGGGGCATCGGCCTGTACAACAAGCTCGACGCCTACGCGCTCCAGGACGCCGGGCTGGACACCTACGCCGCCAACACCGCCCTGGGCCTGCCCGAGGACGGCCGCGACTACGGGCCCGCCGCGCAGATGCTGGCCGACCTGGGCATCGGCGAGCTCGACCTGCTCACCAACAACCCGGACAAGGCCGGGCAGCTCGCCAGCCACGGGGTGCGGGTGCGCGCGACCGTGCCGACCGGGGTGTACGTCACCGAGAACAACCTGCGCTACCTGCGCGCCAAGGTCGACCACACCGGCCACACCCTCGCGCTGCACGGCCTGGCGGGCTGA